The following proteins are co-located in the Oscillospiraceae bacterium genome:
- the nagB gene encoding glucosamine-6-phosphate deaminase: MKTIIVNSYDEASAVGAAILAQQIWDKPNSILGLATGGTPVGLYARLVAMHKGGMLDFSQVTSFNLDEYYQLPKSNDQSYDYFMRENLFDHVNIKDFFLPDGMTKDVPAECAAYDAKITAAGGIDMQLLGIGVNGHIGFNEPAAILPAGTHLTNLAQATIDVNARFFNGDASKVPTQAITMGMGSIMAAKKILLLACGKSKAPIMKELCAGKLTADNPSSLLALHPDCTIVVDKEALGA, from the coding sequence ATGAAAACCATCATTGTCAACAGCTACGACGAAGCCAGCGCGGTTGGTGCCGCCATTCTCGCACAACAGATTTGGGACAAGCCCAACAGCATCCTCGGCCTTGCCACAGGCGGCACACCCGTTGGGCTGTATGCACGCCTTGTCGCCATGCACAAAGGCGGTATGCTCGACTTCTCGCAAGTCACCAGTTTCAATCTTGATGAGTATTATCAGCTACCCAAGTCCAATGACCAAAGCTACGACTACTTCATGCGCGAAAACTTGTTCGACCACGTCAACATTAAGGATTTTTTCCTGCCCGACGGCATGACTAAAGACGTGCCTGCCGAATGCGCGGCCTATGATGCCAAAATCACGGCAGCCGGCGGCATTGATATGCAGCTGCTCGGCATCGGCGTCAACGGTCACATCGGCTTTAACGAGCCCGCCGCCATACTGCCCGCAGGAACGCACTTGACCAATTTGGCGCAAGCCACCATCGACGTCAACGCCCGTTTCTTCAACGGCGACGCAAGTAAAGTACCGACACAGGCCATTACTATGGGCATGGGTTCGATTATGGCCGCGAAAAAGATTCTGTTGCTGGCGTGCGGCAAATCCAAAGCACCGATTATGAAAGAGTTGTGCGCAGGCAAGCTGACGGCGGATAATCCATCGTCGCTACTGGCGTTGCATCCTGATTGCACCATTGTGGTGGATAAAGAGGCATTGGGCGCATAG
- a CDS encoding MerR family transcriptional regulator, protein MDLIRINEVVEIFGLSSRTLRYYEEKGLIWSHYPEYKVQRHYDAAALERLKQIVVLRKLQIPIKDIATIFQSESTAVLTQAFVDKLDSLDGEIAALSELRQVVNDFLNQMVTKGIKRISAVPLLYEELEKRLIAAEEKSDTISVEKLSNINRKALRLHDVRIIRLPAVRILISRLKTGELITLDGDKMQNLFAAYGLTPTPGMRDCFYRCELGEWTMIRTIPQGYDNQTPYIDESFAGGLYAVASSFFEDMDDTFILLKGWVSKSENYEIDIARIEMIEEILPWDIAHKTGKYQQDVFIPIKMKEV, encoded by the coding sequence TTGGACTTGATACGAATCAATGAAGTCGTCGAAATTTTCGGTCTATCCAGTCGAACATTACGGTATTATGAGGAAAAGGGGCTGATATGGAGTCATTATCCTGAGTACAAAGTCCAACGACATTATGACGCCGCCGCACTGGAGCGGTTGAAGCAAATCGTCGTATTGCGTAAATTGCAAATTCCCATCAAGGACATCGCCACAATTTTCCAAAGCGAAAGCACGGCTGTTTTGACGCAAGCATTTGTCGACAAACTGGACTCTTTGGATGGGGAAATTGCTGCCTTGTCGGAGTTGAGACAAGTGGTAAATGACTTTCTCAATCAAATGGTGACAAAGGGCATCAAGAGAATCTCAGCGGTACCGCTTCTGTATGAAGAACTGGAAAAACGGCTTATTGCGGCGGAGGAAAAATCTGATACCATTTCTGTTGAAAAGTTATCGAATATAAATCGAAAGGCATTGCGCCTGCATGATGTCCGCATCATTCGCTTGCCGGCCGTACGCATACTTATCTCTCGATTGAAAACAGGCGAGCTGATAACTTTGGACGGCGACAAAATGCAAAACCTATTTGCCGCGTACGGTCTGACACCAACGCCGGGAATGCGAGATTGTTTCTACCGCTGCGAGCTAGGCGAGTGGACTATGATACGGACTATTCCGCAAGGCTATGACAATCAAACACCCTATATTGATGAAAGCTTTGCAGGTGGGCTATATGCCGTCGCCAGCTCTTTTTTCGAGGATATGGACGATACGTTTATACTCTTGAAAGGCTGGGTCAGTAAAAGTGAAAACTACGAAATTGATATCGCACGCATCGAAATGATTGAAGAAATCCTGCCTTGGGATATTGCTCACAAAACGGGTAAATATCAGCAGGATGTATTTATTCCTATCAAAATGAAAGAGGTTTAA
- the proS gene encoding proline--tRNA ligase, with protein sequence MSTHNVEQITDMNVDFAQWYTDVVKKAELIDYTSAKGFIIMRPYCYAIWENIVAKLDGAFKVTGHENVLFPPLIPESLLQKEKDHVVGFAPEVAWVTHGGSEELTERMCYRPTSEVLFCEHWAHMVQSWRDLPKLYNQWCTVVRWEKTTRPLLRGRELVWQEGHTIHATRDEAMQETLQMLDVYADMYENLLAMPVVKGIKTEKEKFAGAVNTYTIECMMHDGQALQSGTTHYFGDGFCKAFDITFSDRDNTLKHPHQTSWGLTTRSIGGMIMTHGDNNGLVLPPRVAPTQAVIIPIAMQKEGVLDACQDLLKTLQTAGVRAKIDTDDRSPGWKFAEYEMKGIPLRIELGPRDLAVGNCVLARRDNGEKATIKLADIATQIPLMLEEIQQSLYNKALANLTARTYTVNNLQEIDKSGFFLAHWCGERTCEDEVTKVAGVKSRCIPFEPIDADGKCIVCSKPSATRIYWATQY encoded by the coding sequence ATGAGTACTCACAATGTCGAGCAAATTACTGATATGAATGTCGATTTCGCCCAATGGTACACAGATGTGGTCAAAAAAGCCGAGCTAATCGACTATACCTCCGCCAAAGGATTTATTATCATGCGCCCGTATTGCTATGCCATTTGGGAAAATATTGTCGCCAAACTGGACGGCGCCTTTAAGGTGACAGGGCATGAGAACGTCCTCTTTCCGCCCTTGATTCCCGAATCGCTGTTACAAAAAGAAAAAGACCATGTCGTTGGTTTCGCACCCGAAGTGGCATGGGTAACGCATGGTGGCAGCGAGGAACTCACTGAGCGTATGTGTTACCGTCCGACATCGGAGGTGCTGTTTTGTGAGCACTGGGCGCATATGGTACAGTCTTGGCGCGATTTGCCAAAACTATATAATCAATGGTGCACCGTTGTGCGCTGGGAAAAAACCACACGACCGCTGTTGCGTGGACGAGAACTTGTTTGGCAAGAAGGACATACCATTCATGCCACGCGCGACGAGGCCATGCAGGAAACATTGCAAATGCTTGATGTCTATGCAGATATGTACGAGAATTTACTGGCGATGCCTGTTGTCAAGGGCATTAAAACCGAGAAAGAGAAATTTGCCGGTGCAGTTAACACCTATACCATCGAGTGCATGATGCACGACGGGCAAGCTTTGCAGTCAGGCACAACACACTATTTCGGCGATGGGTTCTGCAAGGCGTTTGACATCACGTTCAGCGACCGCGACAACACGCTGAAACATCCGCACCAAACCTCGTGGGGCTTAACAACGCGCAGCATCGGCGGTATGATTATGACACACGGCGACAATAACGGGCTTGTTCTGCCGCCGCGTGTCGCGCCAACACAGGCAGTCATTATTCCCATTGCCATGCAAAAAGAGGGTGTACTTGACGCCTGCCAAGATTTATTGAAAACGCTACAAACTGCCGGCGTTCGCGCCAAAATCGACACGGACGACCGCTCGCCGGGCTGGAAGTTTGCTGAGTATGAAATGAAGGGCATTCCTCTACGCATAGAACTCGGCCCACGCGATTTAGCTGTTGGAAACTGCGTGCTGGCACGGCGCGACAACGGCGAAAAGGCGACGATCAAACTTGCCGATATCGCGACGCAAATTCCGCTCATGCTCGAGGAAATACAGCAAAGCCTGTACAACAAAGCCCTGGCCAATTTGACGGCACGCACATACACCGTTAACAATTTACAAGAAATCGACAAATCCGGATTTTTTCTTGCCCACTGGTGTGGCGAACGCACTTGCGAGGATGAAGTGACAAAAGTAGCGGGCGTTAAGAGCCGTTGTATTCCATTTGAGCCGATTGACGCCGACGGCAAATGCATCGTCTGCAGCAAGCCATCAGCAACGCGGATTTATTGGGCGACGCAATATTAA
- the rsxC gene encoding electron transport complex subunit RsxC, whose translation MPSTFHGGVHPEDRKKATKHKPVETLMPPHRLIYPLAMHKGTPCESIVQIGEQVHIGQKIADSHAMDATPIHAGVSGQVIAIEPYSTPNGIREMSIVIENDGQEIMCEKVRPYGSVESLSREDLYAIIRDSGIVGAGGGAFPTHTKINDAIDVVEMLIVNGCESEPYLTGDHRRMLEAPEEIVGGVRVLAKLLNVDKAIIAVEANKHDAADVVKRTLPRNGPIQIKIVPHRFPQGSERQLIKAVTGREMPPGKLPMSVGAVVFNVETVAAIHRAVTMGLPFFQRVVTVAGNAVANAKNLRVRIGTPFGELFAATGGFRETPHKIIMGGPMMGVAQHNLRAPVTKSTAGLLAFTDSLALPKSSGCIRCGRCVRKCPMRLMPLYFYAFEQRNRLSELERMRIEDCIECGSCAYICPSRLHLVQSICTAKEKINAMRAKVSKSPLGEREL comes from the coding sequence ATGCCCTCAACATTCCACGGCGGTGTGCATCCAGAAGACCGCAAGAAAGCCACTAAACATAAACCGGTCGAAACGCTCATGCCACCGCACCGGCTCATTTATCCGCTTGCTATGCATAAGGGTACGCCCTGTGAATCCATTGTTCAAATTGGCGAACAGGTACATATCGGGCAGAAAATCGCCGACAGTCATGCTATGGATGCTACACCCATCCATGCTGGTGTATCGGGCCAGGTCATTGCTATTGAGCCGTATTCTACGCCCAATGGCATTCGCGAGATGTCTATCGTCATTGAGAATGACGGACAAGAAATTATGTGTGAAAAGGTTCGGCCGTACGGTAGCGTTGAGTCGTTGTCGCGAGAGGATCTGTATGCTATTATCCGCGATTCCGGTATTGTCGGTGCCGGTGGCGGCGCATTTCCTACACATACAAAAATCAACGACGCTATTGATGTGGTGGAAATGCTTATCGTTAACGGTTGTGAAAGCGAACCGTATTTGACCGGCGATCACCGTCGCATGCTTGAAGCGCCTGAGGAAATTGTTGGCGGCGTGCGTGTGTTGGCAAAGCTGTTGAATGTAGACAAGGCTATCATTGCTGTCGAGGCAAATAAGCATGATGCTGCTGATGTCGTTAAACGTACGTTGCCGCGTAATGGGCCAATTCAAATTAAAATTGTGCCTCATCGCTTTCCGCAAGGCTCAGAACGACAACTGATCAAAGCTGTCACCGGGCGTGAAATGCCGCCTGGCAAGCTGCCTATGAGTGTCGGCGCGGTAGTTTTTAATGTAGAAACTGTCGCGGCCATTCACCGTGCAGTTACAATGGGCTTGCCTTTTTTTCAACGTGTGGTAACTGTTGCGGGCAATGCCGTGGCAAATGCAAAAAATCTGCGTGTGCGCATCGGTACGCCGTTTGGTGAGCTGTTTGCGGCAACCGGGGGATTTCGCGAAACGCCGCATAAAATTATCATGGGCGGCCCCATGATGGGGGTGGCGCAACACAATTTGCGCGCGCCTGTGACTAAATCAACAGCGGGGTTGTTGGCATTTACAGACAGTTTGGCATTGCCGAAGTCAAGTGGATGTATTCGTTGCGGGCGTTGTGTCCGCAAGTGTCCAATGAGGCTCATGCCGCTGTATTTTTATGCTTTTGAGCAGCGCAATCGCTTGAGTGAACTTGAACGCATGCGCATAGAAGATTGTATTGAGTGTGGCAGCTGTGCTTATATTTGTCCGTCACGGTTGCATCTCGTACAGTCGATTTGTACGGCGAAAGAGAAAATCAACGCCATGCGTGCCAAAGTGTCCAAGTCACCGCTTGGCGAAAGGGAGTTATAA
- a CDS encoding RnfABCDGE type electron transport complex subunit D → MQEMPFSVSASPHLRAEDSTRSIMLDVIIALMPALIYAVVYAWSWRAAIVVGISVMSCVLFEWMYRKLTRQENSTGDLSAIVSGMLLAYMLPVGVPYWIPVVGAFFAIIVVKQLYGGLGKNFMNPALAAYVFLLLSFPRFLTLFHESDIVVPLWRGDMNAGLAETPLALLQRYGQEGVVLPTEYVTTSRLLFGQHAGAIGEVSVILLLVGLLYLLIRRVVSLRIPLAFIGTVALVTFIFPQADADRVQFMLSHLLTGSLILGAIFMATDYSTSPVTGGGQWVYGIGCGLLTVLIRYSGAMPEGVPFAILIMNACVWIFDKYMMPRRFGVKWLARLKRTWSV, encoded by the coding sequence ATGCAAGAAATGCCGTTTTCCGTATCCGCCTCGCCGCATTTGCGTGCTGAGGACAGTACACGCTCCATTATGCTCGACGTCATCATTGCGCTGATGCCGGCACTGATTTATGCTGTCGTCTATGCGTGGAGTTGGCGCGCGGCCATTGTTGTCGGCATCAGTGTGATGAGTTGCGTGCTATTTGAATGGATGTACCGCAAATTGACACGCCAAGAAAATTCTACCGGCGATCTATCGGCTATTGTGTCAGGCATGTTGCTTGCCTACATGTTGCCGGTCGGCGTGCCGTATTGGATACCCGTTGTCGGTGCATTTTTCGCCATTATCGTTGTCAAACAACTCTACGGCGGATTGGGCAAAAACTTTATGAACCCTGCTCTTGCTGCGTATGTATTCTTGCTCCTGTCATTCCCTCGCTTTTTAACGCTGTTCCATGAATCAGACATAGTTGTGCCGTTGTGGCGCGGTGATATGAACGCCGGGCTTGCTGAAACACCGCTGGCGCTGCTGCAACGGTATGGACAGGAAGGGGTTGTATTGCCAACCGAATATGTTACCACATCGCGTTTGCTGTTTGGTCAACATGCCGGGGCCATCGGAGAAGTGTCAGTCATTTTGCTATTGGTCGGACTACTGTACTTGCTGATTCGCCGTGTAGTATCGTTGCGCATTCCGTTGGCGTTTATCGGAACGGTAGCATTGGTGACATTTATCTTCCCGCAAGCCGATGCTGACCGCGTACAGTTCATGCTGAGCCATTTGCTGACAGGCAGCCTCATATTGGGTGCGATTTTTATGGCAACAGACTATTCGACATCGCCGGTCACAGGCGGTGGACAATGGGTTTATGGAATCGGATGCGGATTGTTGACGGTGTTGATTCGCTATTCTGGTGCCATGCCTGAGGGCGTGCCATTTGCTATTTTAATCATGAACGCCTGCGTATGGATTTTCGACAAGTATATGATGCCGCGCCGTTTCGGCGTGAAATGGCTGGCAAGACTCAAAAGGACGTGGTCAGTATGA
- the rsxE gene encoding electron transport complex subunit RsxE, with protein MGQTTRQFKEGIVTRNPIFVLLLGMCPALAVTTTVRNGIGMGIAVALALLGSNITISLLRNLIPKQVRIVCYAMIIVTFVSVVDMLFRAYFPQLAITLGIYIPLIAVNCVILGRAEMYASKNSVMRSAIDGLAVGVGFIFALMAVGSIREIMAHGTWLDRQILPSRIPTVALMGMPAGAFLAMGFAVAAGQYFVRRRRKRRLYFEEVV; from the coding sequence ATGGGACAAACAACCAGGCAATTTAAAGAAGGCATTGTCACCCGAAACCCCATCTTCGTGCTGTTGCTCGGCATGTGTCCGGCATTGGCGGTAACGACAACGGTACGCAACGGCATTGGCATGGGCATTGCTGTTGCGCTCGCCTTGCTTGGCTCGAACATCACCATCAGTCTGTTGCGTAACTTGATTCCCAAGCAAGTCCGTATTGTTTGTTATGCTATGATTATTGTCACGTTTGTATCAGTTGTCGACATGCTGTTCCGCGCTTACTTTCCACAACTGGCAATAACATTGGGCATCTATATACCGTTGATTGCCGTTAATTGCGTCATCCTTGGACGTGCCGAAATGTACGCCTCAAAAAACAGCGTGATGCGCTCGGCCATCGATGGCTTGGCAGTTGGTGTCGGATTTATTTTCGCCTTGATGGCAGTCGGCTCGATCCGTGAAATTATGGCACATGGCACATGGCTAGACAGACAAATTCTACCCTCACGAATCCCAACCGTTGCTTTGATGGGGATGCCTGCTGGTGCATTTTTGGCCATGGGCTTTGCTGTCGCAGCCGGGCAATATTTCGTGCGGCGTCGCCGTAAACGCCGCCTGTATTTTGAGGAGGTCGTATGA
- a CDS encoding RnfABCDGE type electron transport complex subunit A — translation MSFSQLFILALGAILVENFVLTKFLGVCPFLGVSKRMDTAIGMGFIVTFVMTASAVVIFFVNAVLLRANLEALRIAVFVLVVAAVVQLVDLILQKMASALHASLSIYLPLATANCAILGVVLLSTAQDLNFIATVVYAFAAGLGFLLAITLFAGVRERLDFSDYPKAFEGVPIALITAGLLSMAFMGFAGMRF, via the coding sequence ATGAGCTTTTCACAACTTTTTATTTTAGCATTGGGTGCCATCTTAGTTGAGAACTTTGTGTTGACGAAGTTTTTGGGAGTTTGTCCGTTTCTGGGCGTCAGTAAACGCATGGATACCGCTATCGGCATGGGATTTATCGTGACGTTTGTCATGACAGCATCAGCTGTGGTGATTTTCTTTGTCAATGCCGTATTGCTTCGTGCCAACTTAGAAGCGTTGCGTATTGCCGTTTTCGTGCTTGTCGTAGCAGCGGTGGTGCAGTTGGTGGATTTGATTTTGCAAAAAATGGCATCGGCATTACATGCATCACTCAGCATTTATCTGCCGTTGGCTACGGCAAACTGTGCTATACTGGGTGTAGTGCTGTTAAGCACGGCACAGGACTTGAACTTTATCGCCACGGTCGTCTATGCTTTTGCGGCTGGGTTGGGCTTTTTGCTCGCCATCACGCTGTTTGCCGGTGTGCGCGAACGATTGGATTTTTCTGATTATCCAAAAGCGTTTGAAGGCGTGCCCATTGCGTTGATTACAGCCGGGTTGTTGTCAATGGCGTTTATGGGCTTTGCTGGAATGAGGTTTTAG
- a CDS encoding RnfABCDGE type electron transport complex subunit B, with protein MSMMIYSVILLGGLALAFSMILAFAAKKLRADRDKRVRPLIDTLPGIDCGSCGYAGCAAFAEALTVNQVKPEDCVNSDEETQHKAAVILGVAPSQGQHEVVMVCCSGGNRAVKKFDYVGIEDCRAALLVGGSGPNECLYGCLGMGSCVRTCRYNALSLRDGVATVDSDRCVGCKVCSKACPRDLVVSVPMSADVVVACSSLDKGERLRQICEIGCAGCSACQYACKYNAIKVSQNLAVIDYEKCVGCGDCAEKCPRKLIVDTKIGVRMM; from the coding sequence ATGAGTATGATGATTTATTCGGTGATATTGCTTGGTGGTCTGGCATTGGCTTTTTCAATGATACTGGCATTTGCTGCGAAAAAATTGCGTGCTGATCGCGACAAACGTGTTCGCCCGTTAATTGACACGTTGCCTGGCATTGACTGTGGAAGTTGCGGCTATGCCGGTTGTGCGGCATTTGCCGAGGCGTTGACAGTTAATCAAGTCAAGCCAGAAGATTGTGTTAACAGTGATGAAGAAACGCAGCACAAGGCGGCGGTGATATTAGGTGTGGCACCAAGCCAAGGGCAGCATGAAGTTGTTATGGTGTGTTGCTCAGGCGGCAACCGTGCTGTAAAAAAATTTGACTATGTTGGCATTGAGGATTGCCGTGCTGCGTTGCTGGTGGGTGGCAGCGGCCCCAATGAGTGTCTGTATGGTTGCCTCGGCATGGGGTCATGCGTGCGCACCTGCCGCTATAATGCGTTGAGTTTGCGAGACGGCGTGGCAACGGTGGACAGCGATCGTTGCGTAGGTTGTAAGGTTTGTTCTAAGGCGTGCCCACGTGACCTTGTGGTGTCTGTGCCAATGAGTGCCGATGTGGTGGTGGCATGTAGCTCACTCGACAAAGGCGAGCGCCTGCGCCAAATCTGCGAAATCGGCTGTGCCGGCTGTTCAGCCTGTCAGTATGCTTGCAAATACAATGCTATCAAGGTGTCTCAAAACCTGGCGGTTATCGATTACGAAAAATGTGTCGGTTGTGGAGACTGTGCCGAAAAATGTCCGCGCAAATTGATTGTGGATACTAAAATTGGCGTTAGGATGATGTAG
- a CDS encoding gamma-glutamyl-gamma-aminobutyrate hydrolase family protein has product MFLTTCSTGILPNEHYMRQLEGIDFALAFNVPTSVESFDGLLILGGYDPDPMLYGQSVINDTVTIDARRDALDIALIHAFSAAQKPIFGICRGIQIINVALGGPFPSSGTLVQDMPSQLGLTHSNGIMHTVTHTRSSTAHRLWGDLSRVNSYHHQAVDMLAPGLRGVSICYDGTIEAIEHEMLPIFAVQWHPERHPWQPEFFDLLRVM; this is encoded by the coding sequence ATGTTTCTCACCACCTGCAGCACAGGCATTTTACCCAACGAGCATTATATGCGACAGCTCGAAGGAATTGATTTTGCACTGGCATTCAATGTGCCCACTAGCGTAGAATCATTCGACGGCCTACTAATTTTAGGCGGCTATGATCCCGATCCCATGCTCTACGGACAATCGGTCATCAACGACACGGTCACGATTGACGCGCGACGTGACGCGCTGGATATTGCACTGATTCACGCCTTTTCGGCGGCCCAAAAGCCCATTTTCGGCATTTGTCGTGGTATCCAAATCATCAACGTGGCGTTGGGGGGGCCGTTCCCTTCAAGCGGCACGTTAGTGCAAGATATGCCATCACAGCTCGGCTTAACACACAGCAATGGCATCATGCACACCGTCACGCACACACGGAGCAGCACTGCACATAGACTATGGGGCGATTTGAGCCGAGTTAATAGCTATCACCACCAAGCCGTTGATATGCTTGCACCGGGCTTACGGGGTGTCAGCATCTGCTACGACGGCACGATTGAGGCCATTGAGCACGAAATGTTGCCAATTTTTGCCGTACAGTGGCACCCTGAGCGGCACCCTTGGCAACCCGAATTTTTTGATTTGCTAAGGGTTATGTAA
- a CDS encoding ECF transporter S component: MQNISVTNPLSRKVGVALFVTIIVALQAFTTFVRPFFLPITLALPLIIIGAAVYGMRNAAVLGAAFGSVVLMSGMTGTAPVSAMTWSLSPVITILATIGRGAIVGLAAGAVYAALSKKSVLAGILAAAIVAPVVNTGLFIAVMVLLFQNVLTHFDVGTTFVAVFGAWVGVNFLIELAVNLALAPWIVNIAMMVKKSNQS; this comes from the coding sequence ATGCAAAATATTTCTGTAACAAACCCGTTGAGTCGCAAAGTGGGTGTTGCTTTGTTTGTCACAATCATTGTTGCCTTGCAGGCATTTACAACGTTTGTGCGGCCGTTTTTCTTGCCTATCACGCTGGCATTGCCGCTGATTATCATCGGGGCAGCCGTTTATGGCATGCGCAATGCGGCGGTTTTGGGTGCGGCATTTGGTTCAGTAGTGTTGATGAGTGGCATGACCGGCACAGCACCTGTATCGGCGATGACATGGAGTTTGAGCCCGGTTATCACAATTTTAGCAACGATAGGCCGTGGCGCGATTGTTGGGTTGGCTGCTGGTGCGGTATATGCTGCGTTATCGAAGAAAAGTGTTCTTGCGGGCATTCTTGCGGCGGCAATTGTTGCACCCGTTGTTAACACAGGGTTGTTCATTGCTGTGATGGTGTTATTATTCCAAAATGTGTTGACACACTTTGACGTTGGTACAACCTTTGTAGCAGTTTTTGGCGCATGGGTCGGCGTGAACTTCTTGATTGAACTAGCTGTTAATCTGGCGCTTGCACCATGGATCGTCAATATCGCCATGATGGTGAAAAAGTCAAATCAATCGTAA
- the hflX gene encoding GTPase HflX — MHHKTTEHTNNTALDNAANDSESVDATGSERAVLVGLSSPVFQDDQQADEDTLAELESLLETAGGICIAQSLQHRQSPNPRTLIGKGKLAELKELCQAHDIDLVVFDNELSPSQTRNLEKELECRVIDRSVLILDIFAARAQTHEGRLQVELAQYRYTLPRLSGKGTSMSQTGAAQSGGIGIGTRGPGETQLETDRRHIRRHIHQLEAALRRVREIRSRQRIQRQKNEMPTIALIGYTNAGKSSLLNALTNAKVVARDRLFETLDPITRKLPLSDGATALLTDTVGFIHKLPHHLIEAFKATLEELTYADLLLHVIDVSHADWHKQAEVVEKLLEQLGAAETSTFRVYNKIDLANAIPPPNDGMAISVLTGKGLDDLLTHVSKQLNADRRETQFCLPYDRADFLDVLYKDGQVLSITYEDDCIIVKAVCGERLRKQLNNYIK, encoded by the coding sequence ATGCATCATAAAACAACTGAGCACACCAACAACACAGCGTTAGACAATGCCGCAAATGACTCAGAGTCAGTCGATGCCACAGGCTCAGAGCGCGCCGTCTTAGTCGGATTATCATCACCCGTTTTTCAGGATGACCAACAGGCCGACGAGGATACCCTCGCCGAGCTTGAATCACTGCTGGAAACGGCCGGCGGCATTTGTATCGCGCAATCATTGCAGCATCGACAGTCTCCAAATCCCCGCACGTTGATTGGCAAAGGCAAGCTAGCCGAACTTAAAGAGTTATGCCAAGCGCATGATATTGACTTGGTTGTCTTCGACAATGAACTGTCGCCCAGCCAGACACGCAATTTGGAAAAAGAGCTGGAATGCCGTGTCATTGACCGCAGTGTGCTGATTTTGGACATCTTTGCGGCACGAGCACAGACGCACGAGGGGCGCTTGCAAGTCGAATTGGCGCAATATCGTTATACCCTGCCGCGACTGTCGGGTAAAGGCACATCAATGAGCCAAACAGGCGCGGCGCAAAGCGGCGGCATTGGCATTGGTACGCGCGGGCCGGGCGAAACGCAATTGGAAACTGACAGGCGGCATATTCGCCGGCACATCCATCAACTGGAAGCAGCGTTGCGACGCGTGCGTGAAATACGGAGCCGCCAGCGTATACAGCGGCAGAAAAACGAGATGCCGACCATTGCACTAATTGGCTATACCAATGCGGGCAAATCGAGTTTGCTCAATGCTTTGACGAATGCCAAAGTCGTTGCCCGCGACCGCTTGTTTGAAACGCTCGATCCGATCACTCGCAAACTGCCTCTGTCGGACGGCGCAACGGCTCTGCTGACTGACACAGTCGGCTTTATTCACAAATTGCCGCACCACCTTATCGAAGCATTCAAAGCAACGTTGGAAGAATTGACCTATGCCGATTTATTGCTGCACGTTATTGATGTGTCGCATGCCGATTGGCATAAGCAAGCCGAGGTGGTAGAAAAATTGCTTGAGCAGTTGGGCGCAGCGGAAACATCAACTTTCCGCGTATACAACAAGATTGACTTGGCCAATGCCATCCCGCCTCCGAATGACGGCATGGCAATTTCTGTCTTGACGGGCAAGGGCTTGGACGATTTGCTGACTCATGTCAGCAAACAACTCAACGCCGATAGACGCGAGACGCAATTTTGCCTACCTTATGACCGCGCCGATTTTCTTGATGTACTGTACAAGGACGGGCAGGTGCTCAGCATTACGTATGAGGATGACTGCATCATCGTTAAAGCGGTATGTGGCGAGCGGTTGCGAAAACAACTGAATAATTATATAAAATAA
- a CDS encoding flavin reductase has product MFIQTPIENLPLNPFAAIGNQWMLITAVRDGTLNTMTASWGGLGVLWHKNVATIYVRPQRYTHEFLDASDTFTLSFLPETYREALTLCGKMSGRDGDKIAQTNLTTVIDGENAYFQEAELVLTCRKIYKSKLDPEGFIDSTIDKNYPIKDYHTIYIGEIQECIIKQLSTPTTQR; this is encoded by the coding sequence ATGTTCATTCAAACACCTATCGAAAATCTGCCACTCAACCCTTTTGCCGCCATCGGCAACCAGTGGATGCTCATTACAGCAGTGCGTGACGGCACACTTAACACCATGACCGCCAGCTGGGGCGGGCTGGGTGTGCTGTGGCACAAGAATGTTGCCACCATCTACGTGCGCCCGCAACGCTATACACATGAATTTCTCGATGCAAGCGATACATTTACGTTGAGCTTTCTGCCCGAAACATACCGCGAGGCGCTTACACTCTGCGGTAAAATGAGCGGACGAGATGGCGACAAAATCGCACAGACAAACTTGACGACGGTTATTGACGGCGAAAATGCCTATTTTCAAGAAGCAGAATTGGTACTGACTTGCCGCAAAATTTACAAGTCAAAACTAGACCCCGAAGGGTTTATTGACAGTACGATTGACAAAAACTATCCCATCAAAGACTACCATACAATATATATAGGAGAAATACAAGAATGCATCATAAAACAACTGAGCACACCAACAACACAGCGTTAG